In one window of Cellulophaga sp. HaHa_2_95 DNA:
- the gdhA gene encoding NADP-specific glutamate dehydrogenase, producing the protein MDEKIRVFMEEVKTRNGHEPEFIQAVQEVAETVIPYIAKNKIYNGKNILLRMVEPERLISFRVAWVDDKGEIHVNRGYRIQMNSAIGPYKGGLRFHPSVNASILKFLAFEQVFKNSLTTLPMGGGKGGSDFDPKGKSDDEVMRFCHAFMLELNRHIGPNTDVPAGDIGVGAREIGFLFGMYKKIRNEFTGVLTGKGRSWGGSLIRPEATGYGTVYFAQSMLQTQGKDFAGKNVVISGSGNVAQYAAEKALQLGAKILTLSDSQGYIHDKDGIDTEKLEFVMDLKNNQRGRISEYADKYASATFHAGKTPWEVSCDIALPCATQNELSGADAKTLIKNGCICVAEGANMPSTPEAIHEFHEGKILFAPGKASNAGGVATSGLEMSQNSLRISWTREEVDGRLKDIMSDIHDSCIEYGKDENGYCNYVKGANIAGFVKVADAMLAQGVI; encoded by the coding sequence AACGGTCATGAGCCAGAATTCATTCAAGCAGTGCAAGAAGTAGCGGAAACTGTAATCCCGTACATTGCAAAAAATAAAATCTACAATGGCAAGAATATATTGCTACGTATGGTGGAGCCAGAGCGCTTAATTTCTTTTAGAGTTGCCTGGGTAGATGACAAAGGAGAAATACATGTAAACAGAGGTTATAGAATTCAGATGAATTCTGCAATAGGCCCTTATAAAGGTGGCTTGCGTTTCCATCCATCTGTAAATGCAAGTATCCTTAAATTCTTAGCTTTTGAGCAAGTATTCAAAAATAGTTTAACCACATTGCCTATGGGTGGTGGTAAAGGAGGGTCAGATTTTGATCCTAAAGGAAAATCGGATGACGAAGTGATGCGTTTTTGCCATGCCTTTATGTTGGAATTAAACCGTCATATTGGGCCAAATACGGATGTGCCAGCGGGTGACATTGGTGTTGGTGCAAGAGAGATTGGTTTCTTATTCGGAATGTACAAGAAGATTAGAAATGAATTTACCGGAGTATTAACGGGTAAAGGACGTTCTTGGGGTGGTTCATTAATCCGTCCGGAAGCAACAGGATATGGTACGGTATACTTTGCGCAAAGTATGTTGCAAACGCAAGGAAAAGATTTTGCTGGTAAGAACGTAGTAATTTCAGGTTCTGGTAACGTTGCGCAATATGCTGCAGAAAAAGCATTGCAATTAGGGGCTAAAATATTAACCCTTTCAGATTCTCAAGGATATATCCATGATAAAGATGGTATAGATACGGAGAAGTTAGAATTTGTAATGGATCTTAAGAACAACCAAAGAGGTCGTATTTCTGAATATGCGGATAAATATGCTTCGGCAACTTTTCATGCAGGAAAAACACCATGGGAGGTGAGTTGTGATATTGCATTGCCATGTGCTACTCAGAATGAATTGAGTGGTGCTGATGCAAAAACATTAATTAAAAATGGATGTATTTGTGTAGCGGAAGGTGCAAACATGCCTTCTACTCCAGAGGCGATACATGAGTTTCATGAAGGTAAAATATTATTCGCTCCAGGAAAAGCGTCTAATGCTGGTGGTGTAGCAACTTCAGGATTAGAAATGTCTCAGAATTCATTACGTATCAGTTGGACAAGAGAAGAGGTTGATGGTCGTTTAAAGGATATTATGAGTGATATTCATGATTCTTGTATTGAATACGGAAAAGATGAGAATGGGTATTGCAACTATGTAAAAGGAGCAAACATTGCTGGTTTCGTTAAAGTTGCCGATGCCATGCTAGCACAAGGAGTTATTTAA
- a CDS encoding type II toxin-antitoxin system RelE/ParE family toxin has product MSNYKISNTAKEDLIRIHRYGVQKFGMIQADKYFDSLFEHFEIIAQRPFSFESVDYIRNSYRRCVCGSDSIYFRLNTDVIEIMTIIGQQDLKNIR; this is encoded by the coding sequence ATGAGTAATTACAAAATAAGTAATACCGCTAAAGAAGATTTAATTCGAATTCATCGCTATGGAGTGCAAAAATTTGGGATGATACAAGCAGATAAGTATTTTGACTCATTGTTTGAGCATTTCGAAATTATAGCACAGCGTCCTTTTTCGTTTGAATCTGTAGATTATATAAGAAATAGTTACAGGCGTTGCGTTTGTGGTTCGGATAGTATTTATTTTAGACTAAATACAGATGTTATCGAAATAATGACAATCATTGGTCAACAAGATTTAAAAAACATACGCTAA
- a CDS encoding CopG family transcriptional regulator, with protein sequence MARQSISLTKPNDEWLKNQIENHEYTSKSELVNDLIRQARQQQVQIDWIAIKLEKAENSGFTQDNRNEILKEAKSLLNE encoded by the coding sequence ATGGCTAGGCAAAGTATTTCTTTAACAAAACCAAATGATGAATGGCTAAAGAATCAAATAGAGAATCATGAATATACTAGTAAAAGTGAGTTAGTAAATGATTTGATACGACAAGCTAGACAGCAACAAGTACAAATAGATTGGATCGCCATTAAATTAGAAAAAGCGGAAAATAGTGGTTTCACTCAGGATAATAGAAACGAGATTTTAAAAGAAGCCAAGTCATTGCTTAATGAGTAA
- the recO gene encoding DNA repair protein RecO → MQVTTKAIVLSALKYGDTSLIVKIYTASDGLKSYLLKGVLASKKGKLKTAYFQPLMQLELVAYHKNKGTLETVREAKPSYHYQSLHTNITKNALTFFLAEMLSNSIQEEEEDNDNLFEFLEASLQWLDSHDEISNFHLYFLMVLTKYFGFYPDISESKAPYFDLQEGAFSYSLSLNPIVLGENLYYFKQFLGINFDAINAIKMSKRQRQELLKSIILYYELHLHGFRKPKSLAILNEVFS, encoded by the coding sequence ATGCAAGTCACTACCAAAGCCATAGTATTATCCGCTTTAAAATATGGAGATACCAGTTTGATTGTAAAGATTTATACAGCATCAGACGGGTTAAAATCATACTTGCTCAAAGGAGTGTTGGCTTCTAAAAAAGGGAAGCTAAAAACCGCGTACTTTCAGCCATTAATGCAATTAGAATTAGTGGCCTATCATAAAAATAAAGGAACATTAGAAACGGTTAGAGAGGCAAAACCTAGCTACCATTACCAAAGTTTACATACCAACATTACTAAAAATGCGTTAACCTTTTTTCTAGCAGAAATGCTGAGTAATAGTATTCAAGAAGAAGAAGAAGATAATGATAACTTATTTGAATTTTTGGAAGCATCCTTGCAATGGTTAGACAGTCATGATGAAATTTCAAATTTTCATCTTTATTTTTTAATGGTACTAACCAAGTACTTTGGTTTTTATCCTGATATATCAGAAAGCAAAGCGCCTTATTTTGATTTGCAAGAAGGGGCTTTTTCCTATTCGCTATCACTAAATCCAATAGTGCTAGGTGAGAATTTATATTATTTCAAACAGTTTTTGGGCATAAATTTTGATGCAATTAACGCAATAAAGATGAGTAAACGGCAGCGTCAAGAACTCTTAAAATCAATAATTCTTTATTATGAATTACATTTGCACGGATTTAGAAAACCTAAGTCACTTGCTATTTTAAATGAAGTTTTTAGTTAG
- a CDS encoding TonB-dependent receptor, whose protein sequence is MKFLVRMYKSFAILLFFISASITGQEITILDIESKEPIVNVAVYNTDKSKTSITDFDGRCDLSLFDKNERIFFKHLGYDIFKSSKAVVLKRENILYLFPKAQELNEVVMSISKWEQQKKDIPQKIVSIDAKSIAFSAPQTSADLLQNSGKVFVQKSQLGGGSPMIRGFSTNRLLLSVDGVRMNNAIFRGGNIQNVISIDPFTVKNTEIIFGPGSVIYGSDAIGGVMNFLTKKVQFSTTDETLFNGVANYRYVAANTENTAHVDFNIGKKQWAFLTSVSYNDFGDLKMGKHGEDSYLRENYVQTNNGEDVLVANTDNRLQVPTGYNQINLLQKIAFKPNTNWDINWSNYYSETSDYSRYDRLIRPNSAGDGLRSAEWYYGPQKWLMSNLQFNKNGKGKFYDGLKITTAYQHFEESRHDRGFQDAILYSTEEKLDALSANIDFENKRIGDLRLYYGGEYIFNKVYSTGSQFNRNTEETAATASRYPDGATWQTLAGYINTEYKAKPNFSLLSGIRYSHVWVAAEFDDTYYSFPFDNADLSTGALTGSLGMSWFPKADLQITANASTGFRAPNIDDVGKIFDSEPGSVVVPNPDLEPEYAYNMELGIQKNIKDKVMLKGATFYTYMVDALVRRDFEFNGMSEIEYNGELSNVQAIQNAAKAYVYGFEFGVDVTFSERMSLISNLTITKGIEEEDDGTDSPGRHVAPTFGDIHYIWKNQKFKTDVFLNFNGEVAFDDLAVSEQSKAYIYAEDANGNPYSPSWYTLNVRSQYAISNALKTTINLENITNQRYRSYSSGIVAPGINLVLAVAYTF, encoded by the coding sequence ATGAAGTTTTTAGTTAGAATGTATAAAAGTTTTGCAATACTATTATTCTTTATTTCTGCATCTATAACCGGACAAGAGATTACTATTTTAGATATAGAGTCTAAAGAGCCTATTGTAAATGTAGCTGTTTATAATACGGATAAATCAAAGACCAGTATTACAGATTTTGACGGAAGATGTGATTTGAGTCTCTTTGACAAAAATGAACGCATCTTTTTTAAGCATCTGGGCTATGATATTTTTAAATCATCAAAAGCAGTAGTGCTAAAAAGGGAAAATATCTTATACCTTTTTCCAAAAGCTCAGGAGCTCAATGAAGTCGTCATGTCTATTTCTAAATGGGAACAACAAAAGAAAGACATTCCTCAGAAAATAGTGTCTATTGATGCAAAATCAATTGCTTTTTCTGCCCCACAAACTTCGGCAGATTTACTTCAAAATAGCGGCAAGGTGTTTGTTCAAAAAAGTCAGTTAGGTGGCGGGAGTCCTATGATTAGGGGTTTTTCAACCAATAGGTTGTTGCTTTCAGTAGATGGAGTGCGTATGAATAACGCCATATTTAGAGGTGGTAATATTCAAAATGTAATTTCTATAGATCCGTTTACAGTAAAAAATACGGAAATTATATTTGGCCCTGGATCTGTGATATATGGTAGTGATGCTATTGGCGGGGTGATGAATTTTTTGACTAAAAAAGTGCAATTTTCTACTACAGATGAGACTCTTTTTAATGGAGTAGCAAACTATAGGTATGTTGCTGCAAATACAGAAAATACGGCACACGTAGATTTTAATATTGGTAAAAAGCAATGGGCTTTCTTGACGAGTGTATCTTATAATGATTTCGGCGATTTAAAAATGGGCAAGCATGGTGAGGATTCCTATTTGAGAGAAAACTATGTGCAAACTAATAATGGTGAAGATGTTTTAGTGGCTAATACGGATAATAGATTACAAGTGCCAACAGGCTATAATCAAATTAATCTACTTCAAAAAATAGCATTTAAACCAAATACAAATTGGGATATTAATTGGAGCAATTACTATTCAGAAACTTCAGATTATTCTAGGTATGATCGTTTAATTAGACCCAATAGCGCTGGAGACGGCTTACGTTCTGCGGAATGGTATTACGGGCCTCAAAAATGGTTGATGAGTAACTTGCAGTTCAATAAAAATGGAAAAGGAAAGTTTTATGATGGCCTAAAAATTACTACCGCCTACCAGCATTTTGAAGAAAGCAGGCATGACCGAGGTTTTCAAGATGCTATTTTGTATAGTACAGAAGAGAAGTTAGATGCCTTATCTGCAAATATAGATTTTGAAAATAAACGAATTGGAGATTTGCGCTTGTATTACGGTGGGGAATATATCTTTAATAAAGTGTATTCTACCGGGAGTCAGTTCAATAGAAATACCGAAGAAACTGCGGCTACAGCAAGTAGGTATCCAGATGGGGCTACATGGCAAACGTTAGCGGGGTATATAAATACAGAATATAAGGCGAAGCCTAATTTTTCTTTGCTGTCAGGAATTAGATATAGTCATGTTTGGGTAGCTGCAGAATTTGACGATACGTATTATAGTTTTCCTTTTGATAATGCAGATTTAAGTACCGGAGCACTTACCGGTAGTTTAGGAATGAGCTGGTTTCCAAAGGCAGATTTACAAATTACGGCAAATGCATCTACAGGTTTTAGAGCGCCGAATATTGATGACGTGGGTAAAATTTTTGATTCTGAACCAGGGTCTGTTGTAGTTCCTAACCCGGATTTAGAGCCAGAGTATGCTTATAATATGGAGCTAGGGATTCAGAAAAATATTAAAGACAAAGTGATGTTGAAAGGGGCTACTTTTTATACGTATATGGTGGATGCTTTGGTGCGCAGGGATTTTGAGTTTAACGGAATGTCTGAAATTGAATATAATGGCGAGCTAAGCAATGTGCAGGCCATACAGAATGCAGCAAAAGCCTACGTATATGGCTTTGAATTTGGTGTAGATGTGACCTTTTCAGAACGGATGTCATTAATTTCAAACCTTACCATTACCAAAGGAATAGAGGAAGAAGATGATGGGACGGATTCTCCAGGAAGGCATGTAGCGCCTACCTTTGGTGATATTCATTACATCTGGAAAAATCAGAAATTTAAAACCGATGTATTCTTGAATTTCAATGGGGAAGTTGCTTTTGATGATCTTGCTGTTTCTGAGCAGAGTAAGGCATATATTTATGCCGAAGATGCAAATGGCAATCCTTATTCACCCTCTTGGTATACGTTAAATGTTAGGTCTCAATACGCCATTTCCAATGCGCTAAAAACTACTATTAATTTGGAGAATATTACAAATCAAAGGTATCGCAGCTATTCTTCTGGGATTGTAGCTCCTGGAATAAATCTTGTTTTAGCGGTAGCCTATACTTTTTAA